Sequence from the Acipenser ruthenus chromosome 52, fAciRut3.2 maternal haplotype, whole genome shotgun sequence genome:
atccttgAACTCCCGACGGTGAACAATGTGACTTATGTCTGGGATGCAAGATGCAACAGACGAAAAAATATAtgttcatgttgactcagaacTTTATTTAGGCACGCTACCTTCAAGGTCACAGCGTCTATACTGCAGcggtcttgaaggaaaaatgatgactgTTTGTGTCGGTGGTTGTTTATACCCTTGGGGAGGGCATGACTACGTCACAAGCACTATGTGCATCTttgttatatctattcaggttagatgGTATTAAAGGATTAATACctatgaggtaatggttacatttctatttcagagaaccagggttctGGTAATAACCCAAcgttattcttcattcaagaaccacttggtgaactacaataagctctgttgtgcttttggtcaCAATACATACCTTTAGTATGATCCAGGTTATATAAAGAAAGTATGATGAACTGTTACACCCCTAGTATTGAGAGGGCTGTTTTACATGTATTTGATACTTTCCACTTCCTGTGTCCTAGCAGTGCCTCAGCCAGCCCTGACCAGAGCTCCCGTCACTAGAGCCTCCAAACCCAGTGCCGCTCCTGTGACCGTGAAGACCAGGACCTCGCACCGAGCTGCCACAGGTACAGCAATTTCGGAGATGCAAATGAGGTTGATTCACATGTAATTTTGTGCATGGCGACTTCATATGGggacagatttaaaaataaaataaaaaactcttctagtctttatatggggacatatggaagattaAAATGCATAGTACCCTCATGAGGGTGCAAACTACTACTAAAGGGGACCTGAGATTATGTACAGGCATCGTATATTGAGGTAGTCCACACCTCCTAACTTCCAGTCGTGGTATTTGTGCCAACAATTGTCATAAATTGAATCAAGTAAACCTTCGACTAAGGTAGTATTAAGAAactttaaaaaccaaaacaaatatgtAACTGGTCCCTGTAGAGGTGTTTTTGTTAGCAGAGTTCTCTGGAAAGCTTGTACAAGAAGCAATGCAAGTGGAATTGCCGTTGGCGTACACCAGTAACAATTTGATCCCTTTCAGCTAAAGGGCAGACTAAAGAGACAGAGCTGAAAAAGAAACCAGTGAAGGATCCACAAGTTCCAGAAGAGGTAATCTTATGATATTCCCATTCTATGCATTTTACTTGCTGTCCTTATTTACAGTGTGTTTATTGCTTTCTTCTGCACTGTTACCAAAATGCTCTACATCACCTAGATTGATGCATATACCCCAagccagtggttttcaaactggggggtGTGCCCCTCACATAGGGGGCATAATGtatacttttttgggggggggtgagactgtgttcagaatttttttaaagcaaatcttACTGCTGACTCCCCCTGGCATGTCAGTttgtagatggcgctgtgcatctgactggtgccttttaagcttgcgTGTAATTAGACGAAGTCTGGTGATGTAGGTTTATAGGCTTACTAAGTGATGTGCATATTTAGTAAGAGTTGGACACAATCTGTACGCtatttgcagtgttaagtttgctcttattaaTATGGATCAGTGGCTGGTTCGTGCAAAAGAACCATTCCAGCCTTGTTGAATGAACTTCCTGGGGTGACCATATACCTCCAGGCTCACTAGTTTTGAGACGGTTGAGGTTTTGTGATGCAAGTCGCAGTCCATTCTGCTTACAGCCCTACATCTTTCAAAGAAATAACATCTCAATGCTTTGGGATGACAACCGCAGACAAAATGAAAAGTTTTCAGTCCTTCACAAACTACCTGGCTCTATATTTAACAGATGCACTGAACCTCATTTTAATGCTGTAGCAGCCCTGATGCCCTGTATCCATTTACACCTGCACGCTTTCTTTTGCGGCTGAAGGCATGTTGAGAGTCTTGCTGTGTATAATTTGTTCGTAGAGTCGCACGGTTCCTGTGCCAAAGCTGAAGAGTGACGCAGTGGAGATGGGAGAACATGTCCTCAAGACCTGCCGTCAGACTTCAGAAAGAGAAACGCCAGCCAGTGTGCCTGCAGAGCAGAGCTCCGCGCCAGTGGAGAGCCAGCAGCCCCCCTCCTTCGCTCCCGACAACTACGTGTTCCAGCCGCCAGCATGGATCACTGCACACTGTCTCACTCCCATGAGCCCCTGCAGTGCCAGTGCCTTCCTGGTGCCCACCTTCCGCTGGAGCCCAGTGCAGAGGAGCAAGAGGTAACACGCCAGCCCCCTGAACTTGTTACACCTCGGCTCAAAACACAAGGGAGCATTCCAGCTTCTGCTCTTGGTGTGGGAGAAGTTAACTGCCCATGACATGTTGCCTTGATCTGGCTGGCTGGATCTGAGCATttcaattaatcaatttaattCTAGTATTTTGGCATTTCAATGTTCTTGCACTCATCCAGTGGCCATGTGGTTTGACATAATCACAAATCTGGAAAGCCTGAGAATTAACCATGTCTAGTATAAATGTTTGCTACCCTTGGTGTTTTGTGCTGTATATACTAAATTAAATTCAGTGGCAAATGtcagctagaagtctttctcgctGCTGAAATTAGTTTTGATTTCTTGTATCCCTGGGAGAGGTGGATTCCACCTTCAAATGGTAAAATTTGAGTGAGATCATTGAGACAATTAAGAGGAATGTGTGCATGTGGATTTTGCATGTATTGGTCATTTTGGCTTAGAGGTATGAATGGTTCAAGTCTCATAAGCAAGGAAGAAACCTTTAATTTCAGATGAATGGGAATAGCTGATATCCAAGCACAATACATATGGAGAGGAGCATGAATTTGTACTATAAATcacattggttcatttaaaaattcTATCAATGTCACCAAAAGCATTAACTAGAATGTTGTCTACGTGACCTTTTCTGTACGTTTTTACTTTTTAGACCTtcataaatacttaaaaaaattatatatatatatatatatatatatatatatatatatatatatatatatatatatatatatatatatatatatatatataaaaaaaataaatatgtttgtgcGTGTGTTATGGACAAAATATCACAATTAATTGATTTGCCTGTGACTGTCAACTCAAGATTCCTTATTTCTTGCAGTTCACCACCTCTTTGTTTTCTCTCCCCCTCACCAGTGGCAGCTGCCAACCTACTGCAGTCACTGACTTCAGGAATGAAGTGCTCAGGCCTGACTGCAAGGCACATGAGCCTTCCAACTCCACAGCTCCCCCTGAGGAGACCCCTGACAGCGAGAGGCTTGATGTTGCCCCACAGTCTCCAGATAACTATCTGCATTCTTCTAAGAGTGAGAATCTAGCTCCCAGTCCCACAGCAGAGTCTGGGAATAGTATTCCAGACATGTTTTCTCCCAGAAAAGATGACCAGGAGATGGTAGATTGTCCCCTGAAAGAATATCAAGATATGCAGACTTCTTCAAGAAAGGAGGATCCGGCATTTGGGAGTTCGCCCAGGAAAGATGACCAGGAGATGACGTCTTCTCCCGTGAAGAATGAACAAGCAGTTCTGGGCTCTGCAAGGAAGTTGGGAGATGCTCCCCTGAAAGTTGACCAAGAGGTGGCAGGTTCTCCCAGGAAATGTGATCAAGACATGGAGGTGTCTTCTCCGATCAAAGCTGACTACCAGAAGATGTCTTCTCCAAGGAAAGATGACCAAGAAATGGCAGGTGACAATTCCGTTGTGTTTTGTCCCCATAATAAAGATGACCATACATTGGAAGAGACTTCCAGCAAGGTTGACCAAGCCCTAAGCTGTCCCAATAAAGATGACCAAACACAAGCCGTTTCTCCCAGTAGAGAGAGCCAAGCAGGGTTTGCTTCTTCCAGTCAACAGGATCAGTCTGTTCCAGCCCCAGGAGGAGAGCGTGAGGCCCGGAACGCTGCTTCCTGGGGAACGCAGGGACAACCTGCTGAGCCGCCACACGATGTGCCCTATTTCAGGTCAGTAACCTCCATGCTGTAAGTGGGTTTCATCGAAGCATTAGTAACATTGGGTATTCCAAGACtggtgctaatctgggtctgcaAAAAAAGACATAATGTGTACTTCGTTTTAACCATTTACTAAATGTTTGACCTACACTCTTGCTTTATCAGTTGCACATTTTTTTGGAACCTTCTGGATTTTTTACTGAAATAGTAAGCACTGCTGGTTCAGCAATGCAGTTTAATTACCTGCATTTTTAGGTTTTCAGGGTAGCATCACGACCCATGCTGTTGCaagcaggaaagagacccagagacagaaagctgcagtttaagcgcatgtggacatttattaaacaaacaggcaCGAGGGCAAAAATAAGACTAAACAAAGCCATTTCTCTGTCAGGCTGGGTATTCGCCTTTACTGACCAAGCTctcaaacaatacaaaaatccaAGCACACTCATCCCCAAACTCCTCCACCAGACACAGGATGTCTCcttcctttttatacatgtggccactccccagttagcaccagttacctaattggggaatggccacacctgtgattgctggcagggatagatttaaccccatccctgccaatcttGCATTCCCCCTACACACACTATTTatagcagcagggcttctgccctgccacaaggtCATTCATTACTCtatcagggtttcccaatcctggtcctggggacccctggGTCTACCAGTTTCCATGCAACTAAGCTCTCAATTAATTAACgggacccttaattgaactgaatttgcttagacttttttttattgttttcagctcttaaacttgcagagttcaagttacttataaaatgtaatagctaacttttaaatctaaaaacaattaaagatctaattaagcaaattagcagtccaattaagggtctagttaagtaattgagagtttaGCTGGAATGAAAAACTAGCAGACACAGGggttccccaggaccagggttgggaaacaTCGCTACAGAGGATCCATTGACCACACTAGTTTAGCTGTTTACAGAACACTtgtgtatttattacattaattattttttccagtgttttgagttttgagtttttgtgttctgttacttaatgttatttataatctgattgtggcagttgtatgtgtgacatgctatacaaatgtgttgtggttttgttctctttttttcctgctatgtactgtacagtgccttgtgattttatttattttttgtttaaagtgtttttataaataaataaattaaataaataaaaagcttgtAGACACACAATGATACTTGTGATGGGCTGCATTGTAGTGCAATGAGAGAGCGTGTTCATTGATTATGGAGGGATCATGCTGGCTGGATAGTGCAGGCTTTGCTGTCAGTGGAATGTGACGGCTGTGTGTTTCTCCACAGAGGTGCTATAGAGAAGGAGACGGAGAGACTGACTTTCCTGTCTGAACAGTGGCAGTCCAGGACTGAGGAGGCAGGGATCCCTGAGGAGAGTGAGTGTCCCCAGTGTGCATGAGCTGGTCTCCAGCCCAGACTGCTAAACTTCTCAGATTCTCTGCATTGTCATTTTAAATGTCTTATTAGGAACATGAGGAAATGTTGCATTCCTACAGGCTCATGAAATACAGCTTTTTCAGCGTCCAAACTTAGATTCGATCCTCTAGAAGTGGACAATGACCTTGGAGTggcattcccccccccccaagatgAACCAAATCAATATGTTAACTCTGACTGGCGTAAGGCCAATATCGAGTCATtggtgacattaaaaaaaaaaaaagaaaaggcaataGATTTCAGTGTAAAGTAGTGGTGCAATCAGCAAccttattttcttatttgatcgcataggcatttatcaacgataattgATGCATTgatctttattttcaaaataaagaacaaacattaggtTTTTAATCAGAAGATCCATATccaaaaacactgttgtgcataagtTAGACAcaacattcaaattagaacacaaaggactaaataataataattattatgttataaaataataTGTGTGCGTacgcatcagatgtccctttaacattgcagtaataataaaaaaatactgtattttaacagaaatcatttctatctgaactatggtgtCATTACTggtaacattttatgtccaatgTCCACatttgaggaggaggaggaggaggaggaggaggagggggggggggggtttcggGGGTTGGTTAATCTGCCTTATTGATCCGTCACTAATCAAATATATTGGACTTCATGCAGGGCAGAATTGATTTcaggtattcatttttttttaatttttattttgagtAACATACTTTAGTTATTTCTATAAGTGGAAACCCAGATTTGACTACCTTACCGAAGGCAGCATTAGGTAGTGCTAACTGGTGTCTTTAAAAGCTTAAGTACATGTTTTATCATTTAAGTGCTAAGCAGGTGCTGCTAGCATCCGCACTCTTCCCTACTGGTACAAACACTGAAGTGACAGAGTGAGTTTCTTTGCAGTTCAAGACCTGATGAGGACCACAGTGGGGCAGGCACGGCTGCTGATGGCTGAACGGTTCAAGCAGTTTGCTGGGCTGGTTGATGACTGCGAGTTcaagaggggagagaaggagacgACGTGCACTGATCTGGAGGGATTCTGGGATATGGTCTACTTCCAAGTGAGCTGGAACTATTTTCAATGGATATTTAGAGCCCCGTGTTTTctgcaaatattaaaaaaaacgaaatgcaaataaaatgaaaaatctttatgaaaatacttttaaataaatccTTGCAATCGTAGTTAAGGGAAACAGAAGCTGTGagtagcacttgcgcagatgtataatttagAGCGAGTCATTAActgtttattcctttttttgggggggggggggtatggcttgttttgcttattttgtattggtatgcaaattattttatttaaagtggtgcaaactttgcactggagcaaatgctgttttggatgaatttgaatgaatgaatgaatctgctatGCTTAGTGTTATAAATACTGAAAcccccaagcttgttgtatacaCCCTGCTTCAGTGCAAAGGGATTGAAATGCAATTCCTGTCGTTTTTTTGCAattgacagccccacaatagcagagcaatgtaaatatatattatcttAATGTATTTTTAGAGGGCATAGGCAGTATTTACTATAAATAGTGAGTGGAAGGACTGTACATTCTCATTACTGccactaatgagaaattatggttttccaaaatgtttaataaatatgtatagttaaaacatgatgtatactattgATAAACATCAcagagttgttttattaatgtgtatcttgtaataaaacaaattgtgaaaaataaaacattataaaaaataatttcacgggGTTCTAGATATTAGTCGCAGTGCAGCGAAGAATACTGTGTGTGTGGAGAAGACTGAATGGAAAGCAAAAAAATAACGAAAGCCCTGTGAAATTCTATGAAATTCTATGTTCCTGtgaagttttatttttcacatttcgTTTTAAACACTAAATGTTTTTattagatacacattaataaaataactcaatTGATGTATATAAATGAAACAAAGTATACATGTTTTAactatacatatttattaaacattatccatTTTAACAGACCTAGAATAGaacaataatttagttaccataatttctcctTAGCAACAGTAATGTACATGAAGTCCCCCAATATTTAACtccctatttacagtaaatactgcccatgccctcctAAAAATACTTTTACTGCACAATGGACATCAAATCGGCATGAAGGATCATTCAGAATGTTGTACAATTCAGCATTAACGCAAAGCAGGTTACTGTAAGAATTTGGATATTTTACACATGTATTCATAAGGAGCTTCAATCTAGCACAAATATTCAAATGAAGAATTAAATGCAAGCATGCAACAGAACTCTCTTCTTTCTTCATGGTTTATCGTCTGTCACAACCAGTGaatactttgggggggggggggggttcacggTTAACAGGAAACCACAGGGTACATGAGACAAGAAATCATGGTACTGGATAAACTGCCATTCTGGCCCAAACAGCATGTCGGTAACATCTACAGAGCCATCAAAAGTATTCTGAACTGCATCTTTCACACTGTCGCTTCATTTCATGTACCTCAACACTAAATTATATTTCATCTTCCCCTAGCAGTGGCACGTTCACAATACACTCCTTCAACATATTTTTATACACTGATGCCTGAGTGGCCATCGCCAGTGGATTAAACAGAGACATTTTTGCAGCGTTTTGTTATGCACGGTttggcattttagaaacaaaagtCTCTTCCACCAATTTGATTTCCTAAATGACTCGCTCCAAATTCTACAtttgcgcaagtgctagtcagagcttccgtttccttTCAGACCAGGTCTGTGGTAACGGCTGAGTCTTGAAAAATACAATTTCaagtgtttcaaaataaaaaaaaaattgtataaacctcccaattttaaaaatgctgttcaatgtttgctttataatttgctttatatttgcatttagtttttttcattttctagattgtatttagttttttttttagtttttttttttttgtgctatttTCGTATTTGCAAAAAACACGGGGCTCTATAAACAACTTTGCACTGAGGCCAGCAATTATTTCACAAGCATATTTTGTGATCATGTTTAGCCAAAATTCTAAAGGACTAACAGTTTGGTaattctttttgtgtgttttaaccATTAAACTCCAATGACAGAGAAATCTGTGTCCAAACCTTTTCCCCTTTTGGTATGGTTTTGTTTCTTTAGTAGTGTTTCTGTATGCTATATCTACAGTTCTGTGAAGCCCTGCCTATGTTACATTAAGTATTGGATAGTCTAACAGTGCCCCCTCCCTGGCAGGTGGAAGATGTCAATAAGAAGTTTACCAACCTGACTGAACTGCAAGAGAGCGGATGGCAGCAGATCAGCCACTTCCAGCCCAGAGCTAAGAAGGCTGTCAAGGTAGGAGCTTCCTGTGCACACTCTAGCAAACTCAGGGCTCTGGTTCGAGCAGCTCATGTAACTGGGTGAGCCATACCAGTTTGACTGTAGTGCAATCTTGTATCCGTGAAAAGTGGTGTCCAACTATTCAAAAACTAAAGTTGGGCCTTACTGTGTAGGTACACCTTTTCGGTTAATATCTTCATTTTGTAGTTATTTACACGTCAAGGAGAAAATAAATGAGGTGTGAAGGACATTTCTACAGTCCACAGTCCTATCTCAGATTGTACAGTCCACACTCCTATGTCAGATTCCCAGTTATCAGTCTCATGCAATGGAGTCATAATGGCTTTTTTTACACTTTAGAATAGAAATGTATTATACCCTTGACAAATGTGCTTATGGTCAAAAACCAGTGTATTGAAGCTGTGTGGTTCCCACTCGCCCCCAATTAGAAGGCAGCGCCCCCCTCGAAAGCTGGGAAGGCAGAGGGGCCGAGTGTCACGGCTGCAAGGAGCAGATTGGCCGCAGTGAAGGCAGCGATGAAGGCTCGGAAACAAGAGGCGGAGCTCCAGAGAAAGGT
This genomic interval carries:
- the LOC117433154 gene encoding guanylate kinase-associated protein mars-like isoform X4, with amino-acid sequence MVLCTAAPPASTTHRAVPQPALTRAPVTRASKPSAAPVTVKTRTSHRAATAKGQTKETELKKKPVKDPQVPEESRTVPVPKLKSDAVEMGEHVLKTCRQTSERETPASVPAEQSSAPVESQQPPSFAPDNYVFQPPAWITAHCLTPMSPCSASAFLVPTFRWSPVQRSKSGSCQPTAVTDFRNEVLRPDCKAHEPSNSTAPPEETPDSERLDVAPQSPDNYLHSSKSENLAPSPTAESGNSIPDMFSPRKDDQEMVDCPLKEYQDMQTSSRKEDPAFGSSPRKDDQEMTSSPVKNEQAVLGSARKLGDAPLKVDQEVAGSPRKCDQDMEVSSPIKADYQKMSSPRKDDQEMAGDNSVVFCPHNKDDHTLEETSSKVDQALSCPNKDDQTQAVSPSRESQAGFASSSQQDQSVPAPGGEREARNAASWGTQGQPAEPPHDVPYFRGAIEKETERLTFLSEQWQSRTEEAGIPEEIQDLMRTTVGQARLLMAERFKQFAGLVDDCEFKRGEKETTCTDLEGFWDMVYFQVEDVNKKFTNLTELQESGWQQISHFQPRAKKAVKKAAPPSKAGKAEGPSVTAARSRLAAVKAAMKARKQEAELQRKVAEEEPKQTMPVVVFDAGFFKVESPAKLQPGKRISRCSTAHSCATPLRAVSAEGPDSSRTTGSPLHNVLQTPERPCSPPALNPPCSPDHTQEMNHSAHTRVAAQDVLSRTPNTENQEFQVFDFEKYLQPMARLSESPATCLAPWDSVAPLQSLGDAMDMSSPGLQLQDVEMDSPVPPTQLEEPGHTRTVHTPCNDVIKNLETVAPISSPQVAAFLPFTPMIINPARQSLALQDLMMFTPPSS
- the LOC117433154 gene encoding guanylate kinase-associated protein mars-like isoform X5, which codes for MVLCTAAPPASTTHRVPQPALTRAPVTRASKPSAAPVTVKTRTSHRAATAKGQTKETELKKKPVKDPQVPEESRTVPVPKLKSDAVEMGEHVLKTCRQTSERETPASVPAEQSSAPVESQQPPSFAPDNYVFQPPAWITAHCLTPMSPCSASAFLVPTFRWSPVQRSKSGSCQPTAVTDFRNEVLRPDCKAHEPSNSTAPPEETPDSERLDVAPQSPDNYLHSSKSENLAPSPTAESGNSIPDMFSPRKDDQEMVDCPLKEYQDMQTSSRKEDPAFGSSPRKDDQEMTSSPVKNEQAVLGSARKLGDAPLKVDQEVAGSPRKCDQDMEVSSPIKADYQKMSSPRKDDQEMAGDNSVVFCPHNKDDHTLEETSSKVDQALSCPNKDDQTQAVSPSRESQAGFASSSQQDQSVPAPGGEREARNAASWGTQGQPAEPPHDVPYFRGAIEKETERLTFLSEQWQSRTEEAGIPEEIQDLMRTTVGQARLLMAERFKQFAGLVDDCEFKRGEKETTCTDLEGFWDMVYFQVEDVNKKFTNLTELQESGWQQISHFQPRAKKAVKKAAPPSKAGKAEGPSVTAARSRLAAVKAAMKARKQEAELQRKVAEEEPKQTMPVVVFDAGFFKVESPAKLQPGKRISRCSTAHSCATPLRAVSAEGPDSSRTTGSPLHNVLQTPERPCSPPALNPPCSPDHTQEMNHSAHTRVAAQDVLSRTPNTENQEFQVFDFEKYLQPMARLSESPATCLAPWDSVAPLQSLGDAMDMSSPGLQLQDVEMDSPVPPTQLEEPGHTRTVHTPCNDVIKNLETVAPISSPQVAAFLPFTPMIINPARQSLALQDLMMFTPPSS
- the LOC117433154 gene encoding disks large-associated protein 5-like isoform X2, whose amino-acid sequence is MEPPVSRFASRFRKDASVELLRVKMARRRSQSQKENRELAIAKSRGLALQDPNISTVRESELSVLEAEEAFQETRSVLRKPAALAGVSKAVVERKQMLERYKEAKVLQKMKEQREKAKKGVFKVGVFKPDPQFFLPSVLGQPNTRAQHKVKDPPAPVCANRVNTRSMAKKPDPPKKGVVSQPLEAPVRKATVLTRGQKQAAAAAPPASTTHRAVPQPALTRAPVTRASKPSAAPVTVKTRTSHRAATAKGQTKETELKKKPVKDPQVPEESRTVPVPKLKSDAVEMGEHVLKTCRQTSERETPASVPAEQSSAPVESQQPPSFAPDNYVFQPPAWITAHCLTPMSPCSASAFLVPTFRWSPVQRSKSGSCQPTAVTDFRNEVLRPDCKAHEPSNSTAPPEETPDSERLDVAPQSPDNYLHSSKSENLAPSPTAESGNSIPDMFSPRKDDQEMVDCPLKEYQDMQTSSRKEDPAFGSSPRKDDQEMTSSPVKNEQAVLGSARKLGDAPLKVDQEVAGSPRKCDQDMEVSSPIKADYQKMSSPRKDDQEMAGDNSVVFCPHNKDDHTLEETSSKVDQALSCPNKDDQTQAVSPSRESQAGFASSSQQDQSVPAPGGEREARNAASWGTQGQPAEPPHDVPYFRGAIEKETERLTFLSEQWQSRTEEAGIPEEIQDLMRTTVGQARLLMAERFKQFAGLVDDCEFKRGEKETTCTDLEGFWDMVYFQVEDVNKKFTNLTELQESGWQQISHFQPRAKKAVKKAAPPSKAGKAEGPSVTAARSRLAAVKAAMKARKQEAELQRKVAEEEPKQTMPVVVFDAGFFKVESPAKLQPGKRISRCSTAHSCATPLRAVSAEGPDSSRTTGSPLHNVLQTPERPCSPPALNPPCSPDHTQEMNHSAHTRVAAQDVLSRTPNTENEFQVFDFEKYLQPMARLSESPATCLAPWDSVAPLQSLGDAMDMSSPGLQLQDVEMDSPVPPTQLEEPGHTRTVHTPCNDVIKNLETVAPISSPQVAAFLPFTPMIINPARQSLALQDLMMFTPPSS
- the LOC117433154 gene encoding disks large-associated protein 5-like isoform X3 encodes the protein MEPPVSRFASRFRKDASVELLRVKMARRRSQSQKENRELAIAKSRGLALQDPNISTVRESELSVLEAEEAFQETRSVLRKPAALAGVSKAVVERKQMLERYKEAKVLQKMKEQREKAKKGVFKVGVFKPDPQFFLPSVLGQPNTRAQHKVKDPPAPVCANRVNTRSMAKKPDPPKKGVVSQPLEAPVRKATVLTRGQKQAAAAAPPASTTHRVPQPALTRAPVTRASKPSAAPVTVKTRTSHRAATAKGQTKETELKKKPVKDPQVPEESRTVPVPKLKSDAVEMGEHVLKTCRQTSERETPASVPAEQSSAPVESQQPPSFAPDNYVFQPPAWITAHCLTPMSPCSASAFLVPTFRWSPVQRSKSGSCQPTAVTDFRNEVLRPDCKAHEPSNSTAPPEETPDSERLDVAPQSPDNYLHSSKSENLAPSPTAESGNSIPDMFSPRKDDQEMVDCPLKEYQDMQTSSRKEDPAFGSSPRKDDQEMTSSPVKNEQAVLGSARKLGDAPLKVDQEVAGSPRKCDQDMEVSSPIKADYQKMSSPRKDDQEMAGDNSVVFCPHNKDDHTLEETSSKVDQALSCPNKDDQTQAVSPSRESQAGFASSSQQDQSVPAPGGEREARNAASWGTQGQPAEPPHDVPYFRGAIEKETERLTFLSEQWQSRTEEAGIPEEIQDLMRTTVGQARLLMAERFKQFAGLVDDCEFKRGEKETTCTDLEGFWDMVYFQVEDVNKKFTNLTELQESGWQQISHFQPRAKKAVKKAAPPSKAGKAEGPSVTAARSRLAAVKAAMKARKQEAELQRKVAEEEPKQTMPVVVFDAGFFKVESPAKLQPGKRISRCSTAHSCATPLRAVSAEGPDSSRTTGSPLHNVLQTPERPCSPPALNPPCSPDHTQEMNHSAHTRVAAQDVLSRTPNTENQEFQVFDFEKYLQPMARLSESPATCLAPWDSVAPLQSLGDAMDMSSPGLQLQDVEMDSPVPPTQLEEPGHTRTVHTPCNDVIKNLETVAPISSPQVAAFLPFTPMIINPARQSLALQDLMMFTPPSS
- the LOC117433154 gene encoding disks large-associated protein 5-like isoform X1, with the translated sequence MEPPVSRFASRFRKDASVELLRVKMARRRSQSQKENRELAIAKSRGLALQDPNISTVRESELSVLEAEEAFQETRSVLRKPAALAGVSKAVVERKQMLERYKEAKVLQKMKEQREKAKKGVFKVGVFKPDPQFFLPSVLGQPNTRAQHKVKDPPAPVCANRVNTRSMAKKPDPPKKGVVSQPLEAPVRKATVLTRGQKQAAAAAPPASTTHRAVPQPALTRAPVTRASKPSAAPVTVKTRTSHRAATAKGQTKETELKKKPVKDPQVPEESRTVPVPKLKSDAVEMGEHVLKTCRQTSERETPASVPAEQSSAPVESQQPPSFAPDNYVFQPPAWITAHCLTPMSPCSASAFLVPTFRWSPVQRSKSGSCQPTAVTDFRNEVLRPDCKAHEPSNSTAPPEETPDSERLDVAPQSPDNYLHSSKSENLAPSPTAESGNSIPDMFSPRKDDQEMVDCPLKEYQDMQTSSRKEDPAFGSSPRKDDQEMTSSPVKNEQAVLGSARKLGDAPLKVDQEVAGSPRKCDQDMEVSSPIKADYQKMSSPRKDDQEMAGDNSVVFCPHNKDDHTLEETSSKVDQALSCPNKDDQTQAVSPSRESQAGFASSSQQDQSVPAPGGEREARNAASWGTQGQPAEPPHDVPYFRGAIEKETERLTFLSEQWQSRTEEAGIPEEIQDLMRTTVGQARLLMAERFKQFAGLVDDCEFKRGEKETTCTDLEGFWDMVYFQVEDVNKKFTNLTELQESGWQQISHFQPRAKKAVKKAAPPSKAGKAEGPSVTAARSRLAAVKAAMKARKQEAELQRKVAEEEPKQTMPVVVFDAGFFKVESPAKLQPGKRISRCSTAHSCATPLRAVSAEGPDSSRTTGSPLHNVLQTPERPCSPPALNPPCSPDHTQEMNHSAHTRVAAQDVLSRTPNTENQEFQVFDFEKYLQPMARLSESPATCLAPWDSVAPLQSLGDAMDMSSPGLQLQDVEMDSPVPPTQLEEPGHTRTVHTPCNDVIKNLETVAPISSPQVAAFLPFTPMIINPARQSLALQDLMMFTPPSS